The region TCGGCCTGCTCTACAGCGCGATCGCCATCGGGTCGGTGCTCGGCGGGCTCACCTCGGGCTGGATCGGGCGGATCCAGCGCCAGGGTCTGGCCCTGGTCGTCGCGGTGGTCGGCTGGGGGGTGAGCATCGCGCTCGCCGGGCTGGCGCACCAGCTCTGGTTGGTGGTCGGGCTGCTCGCCCTGGCCGGCGCCGCCGATCTGGTCAGCTCCGTGTTCCGGCAGTCGATGTTGCAGGTCTACGTGCCGGACCGGATGCGCGGGCGGTTGCAGGGTGTCAACATCACCGTGGTCGCCGGCGGTCCCCGGCTCGGTGACCTGCGGGCCGGGCTGATGGCCTCCTCGTTCGGGGTGGGGTTCGCCTGGGTCGGCGGTGGACTGGCGGTCGTCGTGCTGGCCCCGCTGCTCGCGCTCGCCTTCCCGGCCCTGCTGCGCTACCGGGCACCGGCCACCCCGGCGGAATAGAGCCGCTGGTGACCGGGTTGCCGGGTGACCGGGCGGCGGGCCGGGACAACCGATATCGTCCCGGCATGGACAACGTCGAAACCGGGCCCCGCCCGCTGTCCGGAACACAGTGGACGATCACGGGCGGCGGCCAGCAGGCCGTCGTGGTGCAGGTGGGCGGGGGACTGCGCGCCTACCGGGTGGGCGGCGTCGACTACCTCGACGGGTACGCCGACGACGAGGTCTCGCCCGGCAGCGCCGGGCACGTGCTCGCGCCGTGGCCGAACCGGATCCGGGACGGGCAGTACAGCTTCGGCGGTCGGGCGTACCAGCTTTCGCTGACCGAGCCGGACAAGCAGACGGCGATCCACGGGTTGGTCAACTGGCTGCCCTGGCAGCTGCTGGAGCAGGCCCCGGACGCGGTCACGGTCGGCTGCGAGCTGCCGGCGCAGATCGGCTACCCGTGGCCGCTGCGCCTCCGCACCCGGTGGTCGGTCGGTCCGGACGGGCTGCGGGCCGAGCACGAGGTGACCAACCTCGGCGCCCAGGAGGCCCCGTTCGGGCTGTCCGTGCATCCGTACCTGCGGCTGCCGGGGGTGCCGGTCGACGAGGTGCGGGTACGGGTGCCGGGGCGCAGCCGGCTGCTGGTCGACGGGCGGATGCTGCCGATCGGTGAAATCAAGGTCACCGGCAGCGAGTACGACTTCACCGAGCCCCGCCGGATCGGCGACGCGGTGCTGGACGTCACCTTCGGCGACGTGGACCAGGGACCGGACGGCTCCAGCGTGACGCTCACCGGCCCGGCCGGGGCGCCCACGGTCGACGTCTGGGCCGACCCGGCGTTCGGCTGGTGGCAGGTGTTCACCGGGGACACCCTGACCGGGGAGCGGTACCGGCGTTCGGTCGCGGTGGAGCCGATGACCTGCCCGCCGGACGCGTTCCGGTCCGGTCGGGACGTGATCGTGCTGGCCCCGGGCGGGACCTGGCGGGCGAGCTGGGGCATCCGCCCCGGCGCCGAATAGCCGGGCGGCGGGCGACCGGATGGACTTCACGGAGGTCGTACGGCGGCGGCGGATGGTGCGCAACTACGACCCGGACCGACCGGTCCCGCCGGCGGTGGTCGACCGGCTACTGGACCACGCGGTACGGGCACCGTCGGCCGGCTTCGCCCAGGGCTGGGGCTTCCTGGTGCTGGAGGAGGCCGCCGACCGGGACCGGTTCTGGGCGGCGACCAGCCCGGAGCGGGCCGGTCGGGGGCGATGGCTCGACGGGATGCGGCGGGCGCCGCTGATAGTGGTGCCGCACGCCAACCGCTCGGCCTATCTCAACCGGTACGCCGAGCCGGACAAGGGCTGGGTCGATCGGGACGAGAACCGGTGGCCGGTGCCGTACTGGTATGTCGACACCGGGTTCGCCGCACTCCTTATGCTGCTCACCGCGGTTGACGAGGGGCTCGGCGCGTGTTTCTTCGGAATCCCGCCGGAACGTCTCGCGGCCTACCGGGAGGCGTTCGGCGTACCGGAGGAATTTGCGCCGATCGGCGCGGTCACCATCGGTTATCGCGCTCCCGATCATCGGTCGACGTCGTTGAATCGGGGTCGTCGGCCGGTCGAACAGGTTGTGCATCGCGGTCAATGGAGTTGACCGGTTGGCCGGTGGCTGCCGGTCAGGCAGTAACGAAATCGACATCCGGGAACAAACCGCAATGTCGTTGCCGGTCGCTAGGCTGACACCGGCTTTCGGTTTGGCTGCCGGCGTCATCGGGCGTGGTGGGGCGCGGTCGAACCGGCACGGCCAAACTGGCACGGTGAAACGGCAGGGCCGGCTCGGCCACGGGGAGGGGAGCGTACCGTCGTGATCTTCAAAGCGGTTCGGGACGGACGTCCCTACCCGGACCACGAGTTCACCCTGAAGCAGTGGGCGGAGATCCCACCGCGGCCGATCCGGCTCGACCAACTCATCACGACAAAGCGGGAGCTGGCGCTCGACAAGCTGCTCGCCGAGGACTCCACCTTCTACGGCGATCTGTTCCCGCACGTGGTGCAGTGGAACAACCACCTCTACCTGGAGGACGGCCTGCACCGGGCGCTGCGCGCGGCGTTGCAGCAGCGCAACCAGATCCACGCCCGGGTGCTCGTGCTCGGGGTGGCGCAGTGAGCAGCCCGCCGGAATCGGCCCTGGACCTGCTCGACCTGGACGCGCTGCTGTCCGAGGAGGAACGGCAGATCCGTTCGGTGGTGCGTCGGCTGGTCGACGACCGGGTCCGCCCGCACATCGCCGAGTGGTACGAGTCCGGCCGGGCGCCGATCCGGGAGCTGGCGGTCGAGTTCGGCAAGCTGGGCCTGCTCGGCATGCACCTGACCGGCTACGGCTGCGCCGGCGCGTCGGCGGTCGCGTACGGGCTGGCCTGCCTGGAGCTGGAGGCGGGCGACTCCGGGCTGCGGTCGCTGGTGTCGGTGCAGGGCTCGCTGGCCATGTACGCGATCTGGCGGTACGGCAGCGAGGAGCAGAAGCGGTCCTGGCTGCCCACGATGGCCACCGGCGAGACGATCGGCTGCTTCGGCCTGACCGAACCCGACCACGGCTCGGATCCCGCCTCGATGGCGACCCGGGCCCGGCGCGACGGCACCGACTGGGTGCTGACCGGCACCAAGATGTGGATCACCAACGCCCCGCTGGCCGACCTGGCGGTGGTCTGGGCCCGCACCGACGACGGCGTACGCGGCTTCGTGGTGCCGCTGGACAGTGCCGGGGTGACCGCCCGCGAGATCGGGCACAAGATGTCGCTGCGTGCCTCCTCAACGGGTGAACTCGTGCTCGACGGGGTAAGGCTGCCGGCGGCGGCCCAGTTGCCGGCGGCGACCGGGCTGAAGGCGCCGCTGTCCTGCCTGACCGAGGCGCGGTTCGGCATCGTCTGGGGTGCGCTCGGCGCGGCCCGGGACTGCCTGCGGGTCGCGCTCGACTACGCGGTCAACCGGACCCAGTTCGGCCGACCGATCGCCGGCTTCCAGCTCACCCAGGCGAAGCTGGCCGACATGGCGGTCGAGCTGCAAAAGGGCTACCTGCTGGCGCTGCACCTGGGCCGGCTGGCCGACACCGGTGCGCTGCGGCCGGACCAGGTCAGCGTCGGCAAGCTGAACAACGTACGGGAGGCACTCGCCATCGCCCGGCAGTGCCGCACGATCCTCGGCGCGAACGGGATCAGCGGGGAGTACCCGGTGCTGCGCCACGCCAGCAACCTGGAGACCGTGCTGACCTACGAGGGCACCTCGGAGATCCACCAGCTGGTGATCGGCCAGCGGTTGACCGGGATCGCCGCGTTCAACTGACCGTCCCATCGGGTACATGCACGGCAGTGGTCGTGTTGTCGTACCCGACCCGTACCGTTTGTAGCAGGCAAACGGTCTGATGAGGACGGTGAGGGCAGATGTCCCGTAGCGGAGATGTCAACGAGCCCACCCGGGAGTACCCGGAGTACACGC is a window of Micromonospora sp. NBC_01699 DNA encoding:
- a CDS encoding nitroreductase family protein codes for the protein MDFTEVVRRRRMVRNYDPDRPVPPAVVDRLLDHAVRAPSAGFAQGWGFLVLEEAADRDRFWAATSPERAGRGRWLDGMRRAPLIVVPHANRSAYLNRYAEPDKGWVDRDENRWPVPYWYVDTGFAALLMLLTAVDEGLGACFFGIPPERLAAYREAFGVPEEFAPIGAVTIGYRAPDHRSTSLNRGRRPVEQVVHRGQWS
- a CDS encoding type II toxin-antitoxin system VapB family antitoxin codes for the protein MIFKAVRDGRPYPDHEFTLKQWAEIPPRPIRLDQLITTKRELALDKLLAEDSTFYGDLFPHVVQWNNHLYLEDGLHRALRAALQQRNQIHARVLVLGVAQ
- a CDS encoding aldose 1-epimerase family protein; the protein is MDNVETGPRPLSGTQWTITGGGQQAVVVQVGGGLRAYRVGGVDYLDGYADDEVSPGSAGHVLAPWPNRIRDGQYSFGGRAYQLSLTEPDKQTAIHGLVNWLPWQLLEQAPDAVTVGCELPAQIGYPWPLRLRTRWSVGPDGLRAEHEVTNLGAQEAPFGLSVHPYLRLPGVPVDEVRVRVPGRSRLLVDGRMLPIGEIKVTGSEYDFTEPRRIGDAVLDVTFGDVDQGPDGSSVTLTGPAGAPTVDVWADPAFGWWQVFTGDTLTGERYRRSVAVEPMTCPPDAFRSGRDVIVLAPGGTWRASWGIRPGAE
- a CDS encoding acyl-CoA dehydrogenase family protein; this encodes MSSPPESALDLLDLDALLSEEERQIRSVVRRLVDDRVRPHIAEWYESGRAPIRELAVEFGKLGLLGMHLTGYGCAGASAVAYGLACLELEAGDSGLRSLVSVQGSLAMYAIWRYGSEEQKRSWLPTMATGETIGCFGLTEPDHGSDPASMATRARRDGTDWVLTGTKMWITNAPLADLAVVWARTDDGVRGFVVPLDSAGVTAREIGHKMSLRASSTGELVLDGVRLPAAAQLPAATGLKAPLSCLTEARFGIVWGALGAARDCLRVALDYAVNRTQFGRPIAGFQLTQAKLADMAVELQKGYLLALHLGRLADTGALRPDQVSVGKLNNVREALAIARQCRTILGANGISGEYPVLRHASNLETVLTYEGTSEIHQLVIGQRLTGIAAFN